The sequence below is a genomic window from Chryseobacterium foetidum.
ATTCAGCCGTAAAACTTAAAAGAGATGGTAACATTTCCGGACTTTCGTTGGTTTTAGGATCAACAGTCGTTGGAGGTTTAACCGTGACAAATATTGTTAAAATATTCATCCCTGTTTTATTTGAAAAAGACCTTTTCAAAAACTGGAAAAAATTTGGATTTGCTGTATTGAGGGTTGGGATTTCATGTGTGATTTTTGTTTTACTGTATTTGAACAGAATCAATTTTAAATATGAAAATATTCTGTCAAAATCTGGTGAGCAGTACGAAAAGTTCTCGAATGTAAATTCCACTCCCGTTTGGGATATGATCTATTCTTACTTTTTTGGCGGAAATATTCTGTTTCCAGGCTTTTTTATCAGAGAAAAACACAATATGCAAGGCTTTTATTACAAAGCTTTGTTCATGGATGTGTACACTTCTGCTGTTCCGTATATTTTCATCGGATTATTACTTCTTTTGATATTTTGGAGCTATTTCAGAAATTTCAAAAACAAACTCGTGCAGATTCTGATGATTTCTTTTGCTGTTGACATCGCAATTCACTGCGTTTTCAGATTTGGGCTTCATACCTCTTACATTTACGGCGGTCACTTTGTTTTTGTCTATCCAATGCTTTTGGGATGGTTGTTTTTCGCATACAAAAATCAACCGAAAATGCTTTCATTTTTAGGTTGTTCAATCGTTATTATGACCGTTTATTTAGGCTTCAATAATTTCTATCGAATGTCAGAATTCTTCGATTTTGTAAACCGATATTATTAACAAAAAACGTCTGCAA
It includes:
- a CDS encoding DUF6080 domain-containing protein, with protein sequence MSIKSKLIHFFKMIFPSTFMELGIFIFSLATYGIFGTFLAQHYKIVFDSRIPWDAYFSFDNKAIVMTGGSFERHPLSWYFFNWIREFIFLFTNGKMGMEFRLFLVWISNFIVSLSIVQVYKYLKNIVQTPLFVNLLLVLFFSLFSTCILLSFTPETYTYTLLLLTAFNYYSAVKLKRDGNISGLSLVLGSTVVGGLTVTNIVKIFIPVLFEKDLFKNWKKFGFAVLRVGISCVIFVLLYLNRINFKYENILSKSGEQYEKFSNVNSTPVWDMIYSYFFGGNILFPGFFIREKHNMQGFYYKALFMDVYTSAVPYIFIGLLLLLIFWSYFRNFKNKLVQILMISFAVDIAIHCVFRFGLHTSYIYGGHFVFVYPMLLGWLFFAYKNQPKMLSFLGCSIVIMTVYLGFNNFYRMSEFFDFVNRYY